The segment CATGGGCTTCGATGATTGCATACAGGGATTGATTATTAAGCAGCGAATATAATGAGCAATTGGCAATGAACAATAGGCCACGGAGAATAAGCAATTAGCAAGATTGAATTGGCAATAAGCAGTGGGCAATAGGCAATCTGCAATGAACCTCATTCTTGACTCTCTCAATCTTTCCGTCTTTCCGACTTCCAGACTTTCCATTCTACCCACTTTCTTACTTTAAAATCTTCTTATCTTCCAAACTTCAACCGTGTTTGTAATATGTGGGATCCATATAAGAAAGGATTTAAAGCTTACCTGCAACTGGAACGTTCGCTGAGTGAAAACTCGGTGGAAGCTTACCTGCATGATGTCGAAATGCTTACACAATACCTGCAAACTGTAAACGATCTGAAGAACCCATCAGAGCTTGTATTGAAAGACCTGCAACAATTTACAAAGTGGGTAGCTGAACTTGGCATGAGTGCCGGTAGCCAGGCAAGGATCATCTCCGGGCTCCGGCAATTTTATAAATACTGTTTGCTTGAACAGATCAGTACAACCGATCCTACTGCATTGCTTGAAGCGCCAAAGCTGAAACGAAGTTTACCCGATACGTTGAGTTATGAAGAGATCGAAAGCATGATCAACAAGATCGATCTCAGTAAACCGGAAGGTGGGCGTAACAAAGCCATTCTTGAAACAATGTACAGCTGTGGTTTGCGTGTAAGTGAAGTGGTGAATTTAAAATTATCGAATCTTCATCTCGATGTAGGCTTTATTCGTGTAATTGGCAAAGGCGATAAAGAACGCTTAGTGCCAATTGGCAGCAGTGCCGTTAAATACATTACGATTTATGTAAAAGATATTCGTGTGCATGTGCAGCCGAAAAAAGGAAAAGAAGATTTTGTTTTCCTCAACAGGTATGGCAGCGAGTTAACAAGAGTCATGATCTTCCTCATCATTAAGCAACTGGCAGCACAGGCGGGTATTACAAAAAATATTTCACCACATACCTTCCGGCATTCATTTGCCACGCATCTGGTGGAAGGTGGTGCCGATCTGCGTGCCGTACAGGAAATGCTGGGACATGAAAGCATTACCACCACTGAAATTTATACCCATCTCGACAGGGAGTATCTCCGCAAAACGCTGGAAAAATATCACCCGGGTTTTGGGAAGAAATAATTAATTAAACTACGAATACTAAAGCGATGAAACAACGCATTTATTTCACTCTATTCTTGCTCCTTTTTTCTTTTACATTTTGTGCAGCACAAAAAGGCAGCAAGATGGAAGTGATCGCTTATTATTCAGGAAGTATTGACGCGATTGACAAATACAATGTTGAAGAACTCACACAGATCATTTTTTCATTTGGACATTTAAAAGGGAATCGGTTACACATCAGCAATGCAAGAGATACGGCCAGGATTCAAAAACTTGTATCACTCAAACAGCGTAATCCAAAATTAAAAGTGTTGTTATCACTTGGTGGCTGGGGAGGTTGTGCACCATGTTCTGATGTGTTTTCAACTGCTGATGGTAGAAATGAATTTGCGGTATCAACAAAAGAACTACTAGCTTTTTTTAAAGCAGATGGCATTGATCTCGATTGGGAATACCCGGCTATTGAAGGACATCCCGGTCATGCATATAAAAAAGAAGACAAGGCGAATTTCACTTCGCTGGTACAGGCACTTCGCAAGTCATTGGGCAAAAAGGCAATCATTAGTTTTGCTGCGGGCGGATTTGATAAATTTTTACAGGAATCGATCGACTGGCAGGCTTTAATGCCAGTGATCAATTATGTAAACCTGATGAGTTATGATCTTGTAAGCGGCTTCAGTACTGTTACAGGTCATCACACCCCACTCTATTCAAACAACGAACAGAAACAATCAACTGATAATGCGATCAGGTATTTCAAATCGATCAATGTGCCTCTGCAAAAAATTATTATTGGTGCTGCTTTTTATGCACGAACCTGGGAAAATGTAAAAGATGTAAATAACGGTTTATACCAGAATGGAAATTTTAAACACTTCATTTCATATAACCAGTTTGACCAGCGATTAAATAAAGACAGTGGCTTTGTTTATTTCAGGGATAGCTTGGCCCGGGCACCCTATGCATATAATAAACGAAACAACACATTCGCCACGTTTGATGATGAAGTGTCTGTTGCTGCAAAAGTGAATTATGTAAAACAACATCAACTCGGCGGCATCATGTTCTGGGAATTGTCACTGGATAAACCGGTGAACGGTTTACTGGGTATTATCAATAAAGAGAAAAACAAATAACACCACTATCTAAACCGGCAAGAACATCAGTAAACTTTTCACTTGCTCCCTGATACGCTCGACAGCCGTTGAGCGATGCTTAAATTCAATGCCGTGTATCTCAGCCATTAATTTTTCAAGTTTTGCTGCCGAACTATACAAATGTTTCGTAGAATAAAGTTTGCCATTCTGCAATGTGAACGGGATCGATATATCTAACCTGTTGGCATAATAACGGCTGCCCAATTGAAACTGCATCCGGTAATTGTTATTGATAGTTCCGGGCTCAAAGATCAGGATCATATCATGAAGCCTGTCGAAGCGCCAATGCTTTTCATAAAAAAGAAAATTAAATACCTGTAATTGATAAGAAGGATGTATAAAAATGGCATCCCTGCCTGCTGCCTGCAGGGATGCCAAACTGATCACTTCTTCTCCTAACTTGTTTTGCAGCTCTTTTGAAATTTCAGCGGTATTGAATAACAACATATTTATCATTAAGGGATATCAGAAAATCTTAACGGTACTGCATTTCGCCTTCGCCATTTACTACAGCTGCCTCCGCAGTTGCATGATTAAAATGAGCAAATCTTGTTTCAATATCTTTCATGGCCAGGATCATTTCTTTCGACAGTTGTTCACGCTCACTGAGTTTATGCTGTAACAGTTCAATCTGCAAAGAGAGTTCGTCTTTTTCACGAATGAATTCTGCAATGGTTTGTTCTTTCTCGTGAACCTGTTTACTCATCAGCGTAAGGGATGATTCAAACGCCTGTAATTTTTCTTTCCAGGTATTCTCCTTTTGTTCAAGCGATGAGTTTACCAACTGAAATTGTTCTTCCAGCTGTTGCTTCTCTTTCGCTATGTGTTGCAACTCCACAATATCCTCTTCAACCATTCGCTTTTCCTGTTGCAACCTTGCTATATTTTCATTTAACCGTTCATTGCTGGCAAGCAATTGTTCATACGAATAGGTATCACGCAGTATTGCAGTTAAATGATCTCTGAATTCTTCAACTTTTTCTGCCACTTGCGTAGCATGAATGCGGGTGGCAGTAATGCCGGCCTTTTGTACAAGAATATCTTCATTTATATTATTTGTTGCTGCTATATTATTCAGTTGTTGCTTTAAGCGTTCAATTTCTTCTTCTAATGCCTGCTCCCGTTCAGTAGTTTTGGCGAGCAACACCTGTTGCTGCAGTTGCTCAACCTGCAATCTTGCTTCTGAGAGTTCAACACCAAACTGCTCTTTTAATTTTTCTGCTTCGGCAAGCTGTTCCTGCAGCTGCTCTTCAAACTTTAATTTATCGTGGTTAAACTGCTCCACCAACAACTCCTTTGAGCTGTTGCTCTCCCTCAATTGCTCGTATGCTTCGTTTACATGAAGTTTTTCCTGTTCGGTATTGCGTAATTGTTGTTCTAACTCAAGTAAACTACGCTCCTGTCTTGCTATTTTATCCTGAAGATTCTGTAATATTTGTTGGCCAGCCTCTGTTTCTACATCTTCTCCTTCAATAACATTGCCTTGCCGAAGTTGCTCGATATGTGTTAACGCTTTTGCATACTGCACCTGCAGTTCCATATGTCTTTTTTCTGCTGCTTTCAATTCATCCTGCAACATCAATTCAGCTTCTTCTTTACGTAATATCTCTGAGCTGAATTTATTCTGCAATGTTTCCAATTCAAGTTGCAACTCTTCAGTTTCGTTTATACCAGTTCTTGAACGGTACTTATCGAAGAAGAGTTTTGCCAGATAGCCTGTTGCCAGTGCCAGCAAGATGGTTAAAAACAATTCAGGTGTGTTTAAGGAATAGATTGTTCCCGGGATCACATAAACATTCATAATAAATTCTCCTTTATGTAAGTTTCATTGCTACAGATCAATTCAGGGGTAAATCGTTCAACAAAAAGGATTTGCGGGAGTTATCAGCTAAAATGCAAATATCAAACCAAACTTATTTTTTGTGGATAAGAAAGAAGGCCGCTAAAGCGGCCCGTTTATAAGTGTTCTTCCTATGCTGTTTATTGAACAACTATTTTACTGCTTTGGATAAGCTTCTTTTGCTCATCTATTATCTGAACGATGTACATACCGGGCAGAGTTTTGCCGTTTAAATGTATTTGCTCCGTTTCGCCTTTACCGCTGACCTGTTTTTGAAAACTGGAAATCAATTGGCCTGAAGAGCTAATTATTCTGATTTGATATTGACCGGATTTTACGTTAGAGAACGAAATATTGATGGAAGTAGATTGTGAAACAGGATTGGGATAAACATAAAAAGCACTTTTTGCAATTGATAGCATCTCATTTTTTTGATCCAGAGGTTCTAATTTAATCTCACTTTTACTATTTAGAATACTCTTTAAGTTTAGCTTGCTGGTTTTATAACCAATCGATGAAACGATTATGTCATAATCATTTGTCTTTAATGAATCTGTTTCAAATCGTCCGTAAGCATCTGCAATAAAATAACTCACTTTACCTGTTTTTACTGACTTTGCTTCTACTGTTGCATTACTTACTGTTAGCAAAGTCTTAGCATCCCGAATAACAAATTTTCGATGATACGCTTTTTTGGTTGTAATGATGATTACGCCATGTAATGCACGCAACCATAAATTGATTCGGCTGTTGGCGTTTTCAAAATTTGTATTTCGAGAATGTCAGCCGGATTTATTTGAGCGATATCCGAGGACTCATACAATACCCCATTAACAACATACAATGGAATGTTATTACTGCTAATACTTCTTGAACATCTAATGCGAATAGTTAATGCCGGGCCGGGACGCCCACCTTGTAATATCTGTTGAACTGCAGTTGGCGCTGCTGACGGCAATGCAAACATTTGCTCCTGGCTAAACGAGTGACAAACCAACAAGAGCCACCCGATTAAACTCATACATTTTTTCATGAGTATCGTTTTTATTGAACTGAAAGTTTTGTTGTCTGTACCAGTTTCTTTTGCTCATCCAATACCTGCAGCACATACATACCTGCGGTCATGTTACTACTAAGGTGTATCTGTTCTGTTTCACCTCTGCCGCTGATCTGTTTTTGGAAACTGTAAAACAATTGTCCTGTTGCATTCAATAAACGTATTTGGTATTGCCCGGGTTTAACATCGGGGAATGAAATGTTGATAGTGCCTGTTGCAGCAACAGGATTGGGATAAACTTTTACTTTAGCCGGCAGCAATGTATCTAAAATAGAAACCCTGCTACGTGTTATGATTGAAACAGCGCCAGTCATCCCTCCCATTCTTCGGGTTTGATACCCTACTACTATTACACCCAACATGTCAACTGTGGCCGCTTTCATTTTTACTATAGCTTCATTCGCCCTTTTCAGTTCACTGGCTTTTATTTCTTTCATTTCATAACCAATACTGCTGAATTGGAGCTCCGATTTCTTTGAAGGAAGATAAATGGAATAGAGCCCTTTTTCGTTTGTTACAACTCCCTGGTTCGTGCCCTTTATCATAATTGAAACACCCGCCAATGGCTCTTTTGTTATTTCATCAATTACGCTTCCTGAAATAAATAAAATTTTTTGTTGCCTTGAGGTACTATACCCGCCAATTACTATAACTTGTTCCTTAGCTGTTTCCGATGATGGCAAACAAACTGTCTTATTTGCCTGTTTCGGCACCTGCTCTTTAAACTGTCCCTTCGCTTTTGTTGCAAACAAAAAAGCTGGTAACAATAAACCGGCTGCATATTTCAAGAAAGATGAAGCTGGTTTCAATTCTATTTTCTGAATAGGTCTGTCTAACTGGTCATCGGTAAAACGGCCGCAGGCAGAACCATTGTAATTATTAAAGAACGAAATGATCTCTTCATCTGTTTGCATAGTGAAATCAACAACATTCTTTTGACAGGAAGAACAGAATCGTCCCTGTTCAACCGGCGTCATTTTGTTCCAGTCTTCATGACAGGGATCAGCAATACTGAGGTATAATTTTTCGCTCATAGCAGTTTTGGTTTAGTGGTGAATAAAAAAGAGACTGTGTGTTATTGGAGGATTAGGGCCAGGCCGCTAAAAGCGGCCAGACCCGGTGATGCATTAGTCAATCACTACACTTTCATCTCGCTTGGTATGTTTCTTTGCCAATGATTGCACATTCTGTACAAGCTTGATAAATTCAGTTCGATATCCCTCTTTATCCGCACCAATAGCGGCATTGGCCTGGCGGATCACTTTTTCATACGTGGTATTGCCTTTAAATTCAGAGTTGCGTAACAGCATACCAAACTGTGCAACAGCAGTGGCAAAACGGAAGTTTTCTGATGTTTTCTCAAACGGTATCTTTTCATCGAGTAACGGATGAACCATCAGCTTACTTTCATTTGCATCGGGTTCTTTATAACGGAACTTAATGGTCATGATTTCGTTTTTCAATCCACTTTTTTTATTCTTCGCTGGTTGCTGGTATTTCAATTCATCTACATCTTCAATAAAATCACTTTCAACACCCACCGGAATAATTTCATATAAAGCTGTAACAGTATGTCCGCTTCCTAATTCACCAGCATCTTTTTTGTCGTTATTGAAATCTTCTTTATTCAATAAACGGTTTTCGTAACCAACCAAACGGTAAGCCTGTACCAATACCGGGTTAAATTCAACCTGCAGTTTTACATCTTTTGCAATGGTGAACATGGTGCCGCCAAATTCATTCACCAATACTTTCTTTGCTTCATTCATTCCATCGATGTAAGCATGATTGCCATTGCCTTTATTCGCCAGCTTCTGCATTTTGTTGTCTTTGTAATTACCCATGCCATAACCAAGCACGGTTAAGAATACACCGCTTTTGCGTTCTTCTTCAATCAGGCGTTCCATTGCATCATCGCTGCTCATGCCCACATTGAAATCTCCATCGGTACAAAGGATCACACGGTTATTTCCTCCTTTTTTGAATTGTTCTTTAGCAACATTGTAAGCAAGCTTGATACCTGCACCACCTGCTGTGGAACCACCAGCTTCCAATTTATCAATGGCAGCCATAATTTTTTCTTTATGCATTCCATTTGTAGAAGGTAATACCAAACCGGCAGCGCCGGCATAAACTACGATTGCCACATGATCCTGTTCACGCAATTGATCCACCAATAATTTCAATGACGCTTTCACCAAGGGGAGTTTATTTGCATCACTCATTGATCCGCTTACATCAATCAGAAAAACAAGATTAGATGGAGGAAGATTTGTTGTAGCAATTTCTTTTCCCTGCAAACCAACCATCACCAGTTTATGTTCTTTGTTCCAGGGGCATGCACTCATTTCAGTATTGATGCTGAATGGATCGTTACCAGTTGGCTGCGGATAGTTGTATTTGAAATAATTGATGAATTCTTCAACACGCACTGCACCTTCGGCAGGCATTTGTCCATAGTTGATCATGCGGCGAACATTACTGTAAGAGGCACCATCAACATCAATGGAAAAAGTAGATAGTGGTTCATCAGTTACTTTACGGAAACGGTTTTCAGTAATGCCATCGTAGTCTTCAGTATTGTAAACTTCAGCATCATGCATTGATAAACCTGGTGCTCTTGAACCATAAATTGCAGATGGTGTTGAATAAGTCAACTCTTTTCGCTTTTTTGTTCCATAACCAATCACCACCACCTCTTCCAGTTTTCCTACTGATGGTTTTAATTTAATGTTCACAGTTTGCTGGCTATTCAGTTTTACTTCTTGAGTTTCGTAGCCAACATACTGAAACAACAATGTACTTTTTGCTGATGCCACTTTTATACTGAAGCTTCCGTTGGCATCAGTAGCAGTTCCGTTCTTTTGTCCTTTCTCCGTAACTGAAACGCCTGCTAATGCAGCGCCGGTTTCGTCTGTTACTTTACCGGTAACAAGTACAGGTTCATAAAATGCAGTGCTGAACATGGCAGCAATAAAAACGAGTGTGGTGAATATGTAACGCATAAGTTAAGATTTGGGAATAGGATGCAGCCATTTTTAGAATTACACAACATCTCCAAAAAATATTTTTACCTAACTTCCCGCCTCAACCTGTTTGGCTTGGCATTTATTAAGGCAAAAGATGAAACCACATTAACTGACGCAGAGCTGGTACAACTGTACCGGGCAAATGCTGATTTGAATGTGCTCAGTAATCTTTACCAGCGATACATGGACCTGATCTATGGTATTTGCCTCAAGTATCTGAAAGACCCGGAAGCAGCGAAGGATGCCGTGATCAATATTTATGAAGAGCTGATCGCTAAACTGAAGCAGCACGAAGTGAGTAATTTCAAAAGCTGGTTATACACGCTCAGCCGTAACCATTGCCTCATGCAGCTACGGAAAGAAAAAGGTCATCATACAGTTGAAATTCCTGAAACGTTTATGCAAAGCGGCGAATTAATGCATCCAGATGCCGTAGAGCAAAAGGAGGAACAGCTTAACAGCATGGAAAAATGCCTTGAACAACTGCCGGCAGAACAAAAAACCTGTGTTACTTTGTTTTACCTGCAGGGCAAATCTTATGACGAGATAACTGTACAAACGGGCATTGAATGGAATAAAGTGAGAAGTTATATACAGAATGGACGAAGAAATTTGAAACTTTGTATGGAGAAAAAAGCAGCCGATAGTATTTAGTTATCAGTAAAAAGTAAAAAGATCAATTACAACGCACACGATATTGAACGTTACCTCAAACGGCAAATGAATGCTGCCGAGATGCATGCCTTTGAACGGGCCATGATGGACGATCCGATGCTGGCCGATGCAGTGGATGGTTATCAATCTGTAATTACTGAACGAAATATTGATGCTGATCTTGCCGATTTAAAAACAAAAATCAATCCCAAAAAAGAAAATGGGAAAGTGATCACGGGCTTCTTTCGCCCTTGGATGAGTGTGGCAGCAGGTCTAATTATTGTTTTAACGGCGGTATTGTTTTACCGTTATCAAAACCAAAACTCACCAGCGGAAATAGTTGCCGTGAAGGAACAGAAAGCAGAAGATACCGTTCCAGCACTGAAAGAAACAGTTGTTGATTCAACTACAGTTGCAATAAATGATGCACAACCTGTGATCACGGTTTCACCAAAAGTTTTACCACTTAAAAAAAGCAAGCAAGTAAAAGACAATGCTGCTTTAACAGAGGATAAGAGTGATTTTGCAAAATCGGAAGCAGTTGCCGCTCCACCGGTTTTGAATGAAGTTGTTATTGCACCCGCAACACCGAAACCTGCTGCAGCTCAAAAGAAAAATGAACCCTTTACTTATTCCATTGCCGATTCAGAAACAAAAGCAAAAACTAAATTACCAACACTCAATAAGTTTACCGGGGTTGTGGTTGATGAAAACAATAATCCCCTGCCCTTTGCAAATATTACAGAAGTAAAAAGTCGTGTTGGAACCTATGCCGATGCAAAAGGTAACTTCACTATGGTAGCTGCCGATTCTGTTATATCTATTGAAACAAGATCGGTAGGTTACAGCAATGCAAATGTGTTGTTACGCAATAACCAGCAACAAAA is part of the Lacibacter sediminis genome and harbors:
- a CDS encoding carboxypeptidase-like regulatory domain-containing protein, yielding MSEKLYLSIADPCHEDWNKMTPVEQGRFCSSCQKNVVDFTMQTDEEIISFFNNYNGSACGRFTDDQLDRPIQKIELKPASSFLKYAAGLLLPAFLFATKAKGQFKEQVPKQANKTVCLPSSETAKEQVIVIGGYSTSRQQKILFISGSVIDEITKEPLAGVSIMIKGTNQGVVTNEKGLYSIYLPSKKSELQFSSIGYEMKEIKASELKRANEAIVKMKAATVDMLGVIVVGYQTRRMGGMTGAVSIITRSRVSILDTLLPAKVKVYPNPVAATGTINISFPDVKPGQYQIRLLNATGQLFYSFQKQISGRGETEQIHLSSNMTAGMYVLQVLDEQKKLVQTTKLSVQ
- a CDS encoding carboxypeptidase-like regulatory domain-containing protein, whose protein sequence is MNAAEMHAFERAMMDDPMLADAVDGYQSVITERNIDADLADLKTKINPKKENGKVITGFFRPWMSVAAGLIIVLTAVLFYRYQNQNSPAEIVAVKEQKAEDTVPALKETVVDSTTVAINDAQPVITVSPKVLPLKKSKQVKDNAALTEDKSDFAKSEAVAAPPVLNEVVIAPATPKPAAAQKKNEPFTYSIADSETKAKTKLPTLNKFTGVVVDENNNPLPFANITEVKSRVGTYADAKGNFTMVAADSVISIETRSVGYSNANVLLRNNQQQKIVLKDEAVTAGTPTRDQLFERNRNRTSVMKEEVTEMESEPADGWDKYSTYVLNNLRTPDINDKRRFNETQLQKEVELSFDVNPDGSIANFKVERSNCSTCNTEAIRIIKEGPKWKSKTGKKERARFTVQF
- a CDS encoding coiled-coil domain-containing protein — translated: MFLTILLALATGYLAKLFFDKYRSRTGINETEELQLELETLQNKFSSEILRKEEAELMLQDELKAAEKRHMELQVQYAKALTHIEQLRQGNVIEGEDVETEAGQQILQNLQDKIARQERSLLELEQQLRNTEQEKLHVNEAYEQLRESNSSKELLVEQFNHDKLKFEEQLQEQLAEAEKLKEQFGVELSEARLQVEQLQQQVLLAKTTEREQALEEEIERLKQQLNNIAATNNINEDILVQKAGITATRIHATQVAEKVEEFRDHLTAILRDTYSYEQLLASNERLNENIARLQQEKRMVEEDIVELQHIAKEKQQLEEQFQLVNSSLEQKENTWKEKLQAFESSLTLMSKQVHEKEQTIAEFIREKDELSLQIELLQHKLSEREQLSKEMILAMKDIETRFAHFNHATAEAAVVNGEGEMQYR
- a CDS encoding T9SS type A sorting domain-containing protein — encoded protein: MRALHGVIIITTKKAYHRKFVIRDAKTLLTVSNATVEAKSVKTGKVSYFIADAYGRFETDSLKTNDYDIIVSSIGYKTSKLNLKSILNSKSEIKLEPLDQKNEMLSIAKSAFYVYPNPVSQSTSINISFSNVKSGQYQIRIISSSGQLISSFQKQVSGKGETEQIHLNGKTLPGMYIVQIIDEQKKLIQSSKIVVQ
- a CDS encoding vWA domain-containing protein, whose amino-acid sequence is MRYIFTTLVFIAAMFSTAFYEPVLVTGKVTDETGAALAGVSVTEKGQKNGTATDANGSFSIKVASAKSTLLFQYVGYETQEVKLNSQQTVNIKLKPSVGKLEEVVVIGYGTKKRKELTYSTPSAIYGSRAPGLSMHDAEVYNTEDYDGITENRFRKVTDEPLSTFSIDVDGASYSNVRRMINYGQMPAEGAVRVEEFINYFKYNYPQPTGNDPFSINTEMSACPWNKEHKLVMVGLQGKEIATTNLPPSNLVFLIDVSGSMSDANKLPLVKASLKLLVDQLREQDHVAIVVYAGAAGLVLPSTNGMHKEKIMAAIDKLEAGGSTAGGAGIKLAYNVAKEQFKKGGNNRVILCTDGDFNVGMSSDDAMERLIEEERKSGVFLTVLGYGMGNYKDNKMQKLANKGNGNHAYIDGMNEAKKVLVNEFGGTMFTIAKDVKLQVEFNPVLVQAYRLVGYENRLLNKEDFNNDKKDAGELGSGHTVTALYEIIPVGVESDFIEDVDELKYQQPAKNKKSGLKNEIMTIKFRYKEPDANESKLMVHPLLDEKIPFEKTSENFRFATAVAQFGMLLRNSEFKGNTTYEKVIRQANAAIGADKEGYRTEFIKLVQNVQSLAKKHTKRDESVVID
- a CDS encoding glycoside hydrolase family 18 protein, giving the protein MKQRIYFTLFLLLFSFTFCAAQKGSKMEVIAYYSGSIDAIDKYNVEELTQIIFSFGHLKGNRLHISNARDTARIQKLVSLKQRNPKLKVLLSLGGWGGCAPCSDVFSTADGRNEFAVSTKELLAFFKADGIDLDWEYPAIEGHPGHAYKKEDKANFTSLVQALRKSLGKKAIISFAAGGFDKFLQESIDWQALMPVINYVNLMSYDLVSGFSTVTGHHTPLYSNNEQKQSTDNAIRYFKSINVPLQKIIIGAAFYARTWENVKDVNNGLYQNGNFKHFISYNQFDQRLNKDSGFVYFRDSLARAPYAYNKRNNTFATFDDEVSVAAKVNYVKQHQLGGIMFWELSLDKPVNGLLGIINKEKNK
- the xerD gene encoding site-specific tyrosine recombinase XerD; the encoded protein is MWDPYKKGFKAYLQLERSLSENSVEAYLHDVEMLTQYLQTVNDLKNPSELVLKDLQQFTKWVAELGMSAGSQARIISGLRQFYKYCLLEQISTTDPTALLEAPKLKRSLPDTLSYEEIESMINKIDLSKPEGGRNKAILETMYSCGLRVSEVVNLKLSNLHLDVGFIRVIGKGDKERLVPIGSSAVKYITIYVKDIRVHVQPKKGKEDFVFLNRYGSELTRVMIFLIIKQLAAQAGITKNISPHTFRHSFATHLVEGGADLRAVQEMLGHESITTTEIYTHLDREYLRKTLEKYHPGFGKK
- a CDS encoding RNA polymerase sigma factor; the protein is MAFIKAKDETTLTDAELVQLYRANADLNVLSNLYQRYMDLIYGICLKYLKDPEAAKDAVINIYEELIAKLKQHEVSNFKSWLYTLSRNHCLMQLRKEKGHHTVEIPETFMQSGELMHPDAVEQKEEQLNSMEKCLEQLPAEQKTCVTLFYLQGKSYDEITVQTGIEWNKVRSYIQNGRRNLKLCMEKKAADSI